A stretch of Ectothiorhodospiraceae bacterium BW-2 DNA encodes these proteins:
- the gcvH gene encoding glycine cleavage system protein GcvH, whose amino-acid sequence MSAIPADLRYVKTHEWLRQESDGSVTVGVTDHAQHLLGDMVFVELPEVDTSLDADAECAVVESVKAASDVYAPIGGRVVEINGAVVDSPELINRDPYGAGWLFRLQPESRGAVDDCLDAERYAALVAEEE is encoded by the coding sequence ATGAGCGCAATACCGGCTGACTTGAGATATGTTAAAACTCATGAGTGGCTGCGACAGGAGAGCGATGGCAGCGTCACCGTCGGTGTGACCGACCATGCCCAGCACCTGTTGGGGGATATGGTATTTGTCGAACTGCCCGAGGTCGATACCTCCCTCGATGCCGATGCAGAGTGTGCCGTGGTCGAGTCGGTCAAAGCCGCCTCTGATGTCTATGCCCCGATTGGGGGGAGGGTGGTTGAGATCAATGGCGCGGTGGTCGATAGCCCTGAGTTGATCAATCGCGATCCCTATGGCGCTGGCTGGCTATTTCGGTTGCAGCCTGAGAGCCGTGGCGCGGTTGACGACTGTCTCGATGCTGAACGCTACGCGGCGCTTGTGGCTGAAGAGGAGTAA
- the lipA gene encoding lipoyl synthase, which produces MRGSLLSEAEFERPPFDHSAQVNVSRMPAWIRQPLGAALYSVTAKTLHRQQLHTVCESARCPNRGECWSEGSATFMLLGDICTRACGFCAVKTGRPLAVDRDEPQRVAAAVKQMGLSYVVLTSVNRDELADGGAAIFAATMAALYALNPAIGQELLTPDFRHCQAEAVALLRSVLPAGKRWVWGHNIETVPSLYATVRKGSRYQRSLELLQQAAALDGVAAKSALMLGLGESDSEVEQVLRDLYEVGVERIAMGQYLRPGRCHLPVKRYVTPVEFQSYGQMAREIGFPWVQSAPMVRSSYHADLSTLPLTE; this is translated from the coding sequence ATGAGGGGCTCTCTTTTGTCTGAGGCTGAGTTTGAACGGCCACCGTTTGACCACTCTGCTCAGGTGAATGTCTCTCGTATGCCAGCTTGGATTCGACAACCCCTAGGTGCCGCACTCTATAGCGTGACCGCCAAAACACTCCATCGACAGCAGCTCCATACGGTGTGTGAGTCGGCTCGTTGCCCTAATCGGGGGGAGTGTTGGAGCGAGGGGAGCGCCACCTTTATGCTACTTGGCGATATCTGTACCCGTGCCTGCGGCTTTTGTGCGGTTAAAACGGGTCGACCGCTCGCGGTTGATCGCGACGAACCGCAGCGGGTTGCCGCTGCGGTTAAACAGATGGGGCTTAGCTATGTGGTGCTCACGTCGGTCAACCGCGATGAGCTAGCCGATGGCGGAGCGGCGATCTTTGCCGCGACGATGGCCGCCCTCTACGCACTCAATCCGGCTATCGGGCAGGAGCTATTAACCCCCGATTTTCGCCACTGCCAGGCTGAGGCGGTGGCGCTACTGCGCTCTGTGCTACCGGCGGGGAAACGGTGGGTTTGGGGACACAATATTGAAACCGTCCCCTCGCTCTATGCGACCGTGCGCAAGGGGAGTCGTTATCAGCGCTCGTTGGAGCTACTACAGCAGGCCGCCGCTCTTGATGGCGTGGCGGCTAAATCGGCACTCATGCTAGGGCTCGGCGAGAGCGACAGTGAGGTCGAACAGGTGCTGCGTGATCTGTACGAGGTAGGGGTGGAGCGTATAGCGATGGGGCAGTATCTGCGCCCGGGACGATGTCATCTACCGGTGAAACGCTATGTCACCCCGGTGGAGTTTCAGAGCTATGGCCAGATGGCGCGAGAGATAGGCTTTCCTTGGGTCCAATCAGCGCCGATGGTTCGTAGCTCCTATCATGCCGATCTATCAACATTACCACTAACGGAGTGA
- a CDS encoding aminomethyl-transferring glycine dehydrogenase subunit GcvPA yields MPFIPHTADDVEAMLAQIGVGSMADLFAEIPASLRCHGLEGVPDGMNELEVGRLMAALAKQDGAPNCFIGAGAYDHHIPAAVWELTTRGEFYSAYTPYQAEASQGTLQLIYEFQTMIASLCGLEVSNASLYDGATALAEALLMAVRSFRKGGRDTVLIPKSVNPIYARVVETIVNNQGIKLQRLDYDPQLGTTDQEQLATLDTGAVAALVVPQPNFFGRLEAVDQLTDWAHSHQLRVVGVVNPIAMALLKPPGEWGSEGADIAVGEGQPLGIPLSSGGPYLGFMACKESLVRQMPGRIVGRTVDREGKPGFSLTLQAREQHIRRSKATSNICTNQGLMATAATIYMSVVGAGGLSQIARACHQHSRLLAERFGAIEGVRVRFKGSFFHEVVLQLNQPVEEVLRALAAQDLLGGFALQRLYPELENCLLVCATEKYGLADIEAFADHLERILARRNRPVCTHLKPADPSAYGFGESGRE; encoded by the coding sequence ATGCCCTTTATCCCCCATACTGCGGACGATGTCGAGGCGATGCTGGCCCAAATTGGCGTCGGCTCGATGGCTGATCTCTTTGCTGAAATTCCCGCCTCGCTGCGCTGTCACGGTCTGGAGGGGGTGCCCGATGGTATGAATGAGCTGGAGGTCGGCCGGCTGATGGCCGCCCTCGCTAAACAGGATGGTGCCCCGAACTGCTTTATCGGTGCCGGTGCCTATGACCACCACATTCCTGCCGCAGTGTGGGAGTTGACGACTCGGGGAGAGTTCTACTCCGCCTACACCCCCTATCAGGCCGAAGCGAGTCAGGGGACGCTACAGCTAATCTATGAGTTTCAGACCATGATAGCGTCACTATGCGGCTTAGAGGTGAGCAACGCCTCACTCTATGATGGCGCGACCGCGCTAGCCGAAGCGCTATTAATGGCAGTGCGTTCGTTCCGAAAAGGGGGGCGCGATACGGTACTCATCCCAAAGAGCGTGAACCCTATCTATGCTCGGGTCGTAGAGACGATTGTTAACAATCAGGGCATTAAACTCCAGCGACTCGACTATGATCCCCAGCTAGGAACGACCGATCAGGAGCAGCTAGCGACGCTCGATACGGGGGCGGTGGCGGCGCTGGTGGTGCCGCAGCCGAACTTTTTTGGCCGTCTGGAGGCGGTGGATCAGCTAACCGATTGGGCGCATAGCCACCAGCTGCGGGTGGTTGGGGTGGTCAATCCGATCGCGATGGCGCTGCTAAAGCCGCCGGGTGAGTGGGGCAGTGAAGGAGCCGATATCGCCGTCGGTGAGGGGCAGCCGCTGGGGATTCCACTCTCCTCTGGCGGCCCCTATCTCGGCTTTATGGCCTGTAAAGAGAGTTTGGTGCGGCAGATGCCGGGGCGGATCGTTGGTCGTACGGTCGATAGGGAGGGCAAACCAGGCTTTAGTCTAACCCTGCAAGCGCGGGAGCAGCATATTCGCCGCTCTAAAGCGACCTCCAATATCTGTACCAATCAGGGGTTAATGGCGACTGCGGCCACGATCTATATGTCGGTCGTGGGCGCTGGAGGGCTGTCCCAAATCGCCCGTGCCTGCCATCAACATAGCCGCCTGCTAGCCGAGAGATTCGGTGCGATTGAGGGGGTAAGGGTTCGCTTTAAGGGGAGTTTTTTTCATGAGGTGGTGTTACAGCTAAACCAGCCGGTCGAGGAGGTGTTGCGGGCACTCGCGGCGCAAGATCTGTTAGGGGGCTTTGCGCTACAGCGCCTCTATCCTGAGTTGGAGAACTGTCTTTTGGTCTGTGCGACTGAAAAGTATGGCCTTGCCGACATTGAAGCCTTTGCCGACCACTTAGAGAGGATCTTAGCGCGGCGTAACCGGCCGGTTTGCACCCATTTAAAGCCGGCTGATCCATCAGCCTACGGGTTTGGAGAGTCGGGGAGAGAGTGA
- the gcvT gene encoding glycine cleavage system aminomethyltransferase GcvT produces MSQQTPLYAIHCQQQATMVEFGSWQMPLHYGSQLDEHHAVRHRAGLFDVSHMGIVDLKGPRCREMLRYLLANDVAKLDGNHGKALYSCMLNRQGGVIDDLIVTLIEPSWYRLVINAATSTKDLHWIREIAVDFEVEVLERVELAMVAVQGPAARQLVHGVDAELAQLGEGLKRFQLALGERYALSRTGYTGEEGYEIVIDQAQAQTLWQQLCEAGATPCGLGARDTLRLEAGMNLYGQDMDETTSPWISGLGWTVDLKDPSRRFFGREALEQEQAAGIEWRWVGLLLQGRGVLRSHQRVRTAAGEGEITSGSFSPTLKQGIAMARVPLGEESEGEVIIRQRPYRATIVKLPFVREGRVLV; encoded by the coding sequence ATGTCGCAACAGACCCCCCTTTACGCTATCCACTGCCAACAACAGGCGACCATGGTCGAGTTTGGAAGCTGGCAGATGCCGCTCCACTATGGTTCGCAACTCGATGAGCACCATGCGGTACGCCACCGCGCTGGCCTGTTCGATGTCTCGCACATGGGGATTGTCGATCTCAAAGGCCCTCGCTGCCGCGAGATGCTGCGCTATCTACTCGCTAACGATGTCGCTAAACTGGACGGTAACCACGGTAAGGCGCTCTATAGCTGTATGCTCAATCGGCAGGGGGGGGTGATCGATGATCTGATTGTGACGCTTATTGAACCTAGCTGGTATCGTCTGGTCATTAATGCCGCGACCTCTACCAAAGATCTACACTGGATTCGTGAGATAGCGGTCGATTTTGAGGTAGAGGTACTAGAGCGAGTTGAGCTAGCGATGGTGGCGGTACAGGGGCCGGCGGCGCGGCAGTTGGTGCATGGCGTTGATGCTGAACTAGCACAGCTCGGTGAGGGGTTAAAGCGGTTTCAGCTCGCGCTCGGTGAGCGCTATGCCCTATCGCGTACCGGCTACACTGGCGAAGAGGGGTACGAAATCGTTATCGATCAGGCGCAGGCGCAGACGCTATGGCAGCAGCTATGTGAGGCGGGTGCCACCCCCTGTGGTCTGGGGGCGCGGGATACCCTACGCCTAGAGGCGGGTATGAATCTCTACGGTCAAGATATGGATGAGACCACCTCACCCTGGATTAGCGGCTTGGGGTGGACGGTCGATTTAAAAGATCCAAGCCGACGCTTTTTTGGCCGTGAGGCGTTGGAGCAGGAGCAGGCCGCCGGCATTGAGTGGCGCTGGGTGGGACTGCTACTTCAGGGCAGAGGGGTGCTTCGTAGCCACCAGAGGGTGCGGACTGCGGCAGGGGAGGGGGAGATCACCAGCGGTAGCTTCTCACCGACCCTAAAACAGGGGATCGCCATGGCTAGAGTGCCGCTGGGAGAGGAGAGTGAGGGCGAGGTGATCATTCGGCAGCGCCCTTATAGGGCAACAATTGTCAAACTCCCCTTTGTGCGTGAGGGGCGAGTTCTGGTATAA
- a CDS encoding sensor histidine kinase: protein MTDQDEGEIAVESSRFERLQQLLQIGYWELSLPDYRLELSSGLRTLLQLPLDSRLDYDALTERLAGSGVSMLRRLINRLLRDPNCSIQDYLGATRRPDGEQQLLECRLAVERSVRGEAQRLYGAVSDVTAREQALESYQQDMLKLTLKLDNLVLQRTAELQQALDQLHRASLVRSRFLSYMSHEMRSPLHGILSFASMGEHRYRHLSPEQIRDYFGHIHNSGQRMLSWLNDLLDLSRLESNTLQLNLQPYMVGDLIEELSSCYRKRLVERHQRLHIEAGGELSVQIDCLRMRHALEIIFDYLLFESDPELPLLISWQPQAERAAISFEYGGESKSQQEIEQLLAEDPFRHREWSEDARSHFYKFRFNLAGRIIYAHRGQLNIIPRSGGNRLLLELPLTRINEGLSFV, encoded by the coding sequence ATGACTGATCAGGATGAGGGGGAGATTGCGGTGGAGAGTAGCCGCTTCGAACGGCTACAGCAGCTATTGCAGATCGGCTACTGGGAGCTGTCGTTGCCTGACTATCGGCTTGAGCTCTCATCGGGTCTGAGGACGCTACTACAGCTACCACTCGATAGTCGGCTAGATTACGATGCGCTGACCGAGCGCCTAGCTGGTAGTGGGGTGTCGATGTTAAGACGGTTAATTAACAGACTACTGCGTGATCCGAACTGCTCGATACAGGACTATCTGGGCGCTACGCGGCGACCCGATGGCGAGCAGCAGCTACTAGAGTGTCGCCTAGCCGTTGAGCGCTCTGTGAGGGGGGAGGCGCAGCGCCTCTACGGCGCGGTGAGCGATGTGACCGCTAGAGAGCAGGCACTAGAGAGCTATCAGCAGGATATGCTCAAGCTAACCCTAAAACTCGATAATCTGGTGCTACAACGCACGGCTGAACTACAGCAGGCGCTAGATCAGCTCCATCGCGCCTCACTGGTTAGGAGCCGTTTTTTGAGCTATATGTCGCACGAAATGCGCAGCCCGCTACACGGTATCCTCAGTTTTGCCTCTATGGGCGAACATCGTTACCGCCACCTCTCACCAGAACAGATCCGCGACTACTTCGGCCATATCCATAACAGCGGCCAGCGGATGTTAAGCTGGCTTAACGATCTGCTCGATCTGTCACGACTCGAATCGAATACCCTACAGCTTAATCTACAGCCCTACATGGTCGGCGATCTCATTGAGGAGCTATCGAGTTGTTATCGCAAACGCTTGGTAGAGCGCCACCAGAGGCTGCACATTGAGGCAGGGGGTGAGCTCTCGGTTCAGATCGACTGTCTGCGTATGCGCCATGCGTTGGAAATTATTTTTGACTATCTGCTATTTGAGAGTGATCCTGAGCTACCGTTGTTGATCTCGTGGCAGCCACAGGCGGAGCGGGCCGCCATTAGCTTTGAGTATGGGGGGGAGTCGAAGTCGCAGCAGGAGATTGAGCAGTTGTTAGCTGAAGATCCCTTTCGCCATCGCGAGTGGTCAGAGGATGCGCGCAGCCACTTCTATAAATTTCGCTTTAACTTAGCGGGGCGGATTATCTACGCTCATCGGGGTCAGCTCAATATTATCCCCCGCTCTGGCGGTAATCGCCTGCTGCTTGAGCTGCCGCTGACACGCATCAATGAGGGGCTCTCTTTTGTCTGA